A window of Bifidobacteriaceae bacterium genomic DNA:
GGAACCGCACCTGGGGCGCGGTCACGCCGGCCTCCTCCAGCAGTTGCTTGGCGCCTTCGATGTCCACATCCTTGTAGTCGGCAAAGCCGTTCGCGGCCACGGTCGCGTCATATGTGGGCGAACCGGGCACCAGGTTGTACGAGTCGCGGGTCTCCGCGTCCGGCTGGGTCGGCTTGATGATGGTGTCGACAATCTTCTGGCGCGGGATGGTCTTCAGGAAGGCGACGCGCACCTTCTTAGCCTTCTCGGCGTCGCCACCATAGGTGGCCGGGTCGAACGGGCCGCCGCTGGTGTAAGTCAGGTCGACGTGCTCGTAGGTGCCCTCGTAGCCGGATTGGTGTTTGATTCCCGCCGCCCCTTGGACGTCCGCCAGCACGTCGGCTGTGACCTGGGGCTGGATGATGTCGACGTCGCCGTTCTTGAGCGCCTGCACTTGGGCCATCGGGTCCTCGTTGTAGGTGACGATGATCTCCTCGACCTTGGCGGGGGTGCCCCACGTGAAGTCGGGGTTCTTCTTCAGGGTGACGTATTGGCCTTCCACGTAGTCGCTGACCAGCATGGGGCCGCAGGAGAGCACCAGTTCGGCGTCCTCGCCTTGCGGCATGGCGTTGATGTCGAAGTCGAAGCTCCAGACCTTGGCGATCTTCGCCAGCGCGACGGCGTCCTTGTCCTGGATCGCCGCGACCACGGCGGCTTGGGCCTCGGCCGGATCGGCGATCCCGAGAGCGCGCTTGCCGACCACGTGGGCGGGCAGCGGATAGTCGGCGAAGTTGTACTGCCAGTCGGCGAA
This region includes:
- a CDS encoding ABC transporter family substrate-binding protein, with protein sequence DSEDPLTVTQTISPDAKWSDGTPLDGSDLLLEWAARSGVFNDVAEGDVEYDEDGVIVNVTEGKVYFDAGDPAVALITDTPTISDDGKAVTFVYSKPFADWQYNFADYPLPAHVVGKRALGIADPAEAQAAVVAAIQDKDAVALAKIAKVWSFDFDINAMPQGEDAELVLSCGPMLVSDYVEGQYVTLKKNPDFTWGTPAKVEEIIVTYNEDPMAQVQALKNGDVDIIQPQVTADVLADVQGAAGIKHQSGYEGTYEHVDLTYTSGGPFDPATYGGDAEKAKKVRVAFLKTIPRQKIVDTIIKPTQPDAETRDSYNLVPGSPTYDATVAANGFADYKDVDIEGAKQLLEEAGVTAPQVRFLYGKSNARRVQEFQLIHESATQAGFDVIDAGSDEWGSILGNDTYDASLFGWQSTSTAVFEPAANFVSDGQNNFGHIANTRIDELYDELATTTDPKRQEEINLEVEQILLEDGFGITIFQFPSVLAWRDTIKNVSMTTISGTMFWNFWDWEVTS